A single genomic interval of Arachis duranensis cultivar V14167 chromosome 7, aradu.V14167.gnm2.J7QH, whole genome shotgun sequence harbors:
- the LOC107457891 gene encoding probable calcium-binding protein CML18 codes for MEDEVRKIFNKFDKNGDGKISCSELKEMLLALGSKTSSDEVRRMMEEIDQNGDGYIDIKEFADFHCTGTVADESKELRDAFDLYDLDKNGLISAAELHAVLKRLGEKCSLSDCRRMIKNVDADGDGNVNFEEFKKMMARS; via the coding sequence ATGGAGGATGAGGTTCGCAAGATCTTCAACAAGTTTGACAAAAATGGCGACGGCAAGATCTCTTGCTCTGAGCTGAAGGAGATGCTTTTGGCACTAGGATCCAAAACGAGTTCCGACGAGGTTCGCCGCATGATGGAGGAGATCGACCAGAACGGCGATGGTTACATCGACATCAAGGAGTTCGCCGATTTCCACTGCACCGGCACCGTGGCCGACGAATCCAAGGAGCTTAGGGACGCCTTTGACCTCTACGATCTCGACAAGAATGGTCTCATCTCCGCCGCGGAGCTCCACGCGGTACTCAAGCGCCTCGGCGAGAAGTGCTCCCTCTCTGACTGCCGCCGCATGATCAAGAACGTTGATGCTGACGGCGACGGCAACGTCAACTTCGAGGAGTTCAAGAAGATGATGGCTCGCTCCTGA
- the LOC127740472 gene encoding uncharacterized protein LOC127740472 codes for MVLALESKNKFGFVDGTITKPEKGDSLFEPWKRCNTYVVSWLNLSLESSISQSVIWNNVAHDIWNELEHRYHQGDRYRVAELQEELYAIRQGELDVTSYYTKLKTIWEELDNFRSIPMCQCGVTCNCGLGVIRSHRSEDQITRFLRGLNNQYSAVRSQVMMMNPLPSSNDVFAMLTQQERQFQSELLSPQIVNNSTLSLNFVESGQNRGKGRGRGGRNQSGRGQSRKVQCAHCRKLGHNIESCYKKHGYPPHLKQMISREAAVNYMTTAATEEDNEKFSSQLVGGKAVNSEFTAEQKQALLALLGNYELKPIQSTDQIVTQSQSPPHQGLQFHEDNWQS; via the exons ATGGTATTGGCGTTGGAATCGAAGAACAAATTTGGTTTCGTGGATGGAACGATAACCAAACCAGAAAAAGGCGATAGCTTGTTTGAACCCTGGAAAAGGTGTAATACATACGTAGTGTCTTGGCTTAATCTTTCTCTGGAGTCAAGCATCTCTCAATCTGTGATATGGAACAATGTTGCCCATGATATTTGGAACGAACTTGAGCACCGATACCACCAGGGTGATAGGTACCGAGTGGCTGAGCTTCAAGAAGAATTGTATGCCATAAGACAAGGCGAACTTGATGTAACTTCATATTACACAAAATTGAAGACAATTTGGGAAGAGCTGGATAATTTCAGAAGCATTCCAATGTGCCAATGTGGCGTAACCTGTAATTGTGGATTAGGAGTAATTAGGAGTCACAGGTCTGAAGATCAAATAACCAGGTTCTTGAGAGGATTAAATAATCAATATTCTGCTGTGAGATCAcaagtgatgatgatgaatccTCTTCCTAGCTCGAACGATGTATTTGCAATGCTCACCCAACAAGAAAGACAATTCCAAAGTGAATTGCTCTCCCCACAGATCGTGAACAATTCTACTCTTTCCTTGAACTTTGTGGAATCTGGACAAAACAGAGGGAAAGGAAGAGGTAGAGGAGGAAGAAATCAAAGCGGAAGAGGACAAAGTAGAAAGGTGCAATGTGCACATTGTAGGAAGCTAGGACACAACATTGAATCATGCTACAAGAAGCATGGTTATCCTCCACACTTGAAGCAAATGATTAGTAGAGAAGCTGCTGTAAACTACATGACAACAGCAGCAACTGAGGAAGACAATGAGAAATTCAGTAGCCAACTGGTCGGAGGTAAGGCTGTCAATTCTGAATTTACTGCAGAGCAAAAACAAGCTTTATTAGCACTCTTGGGCAATTATGAGTTAAAGCCTATTCAAAGCACTGACCAAATTGTGACACAATCACAGTCACCACCTCATCAAG GACTGCAGTTCCATGAGGATAATTGGCAAAGCTGA